In Prunus dulcis chromosome 1, ALMONDv2, whole genome shotgun sequence, the following are encoded in one genomic region:
- the LOC117615397 gene encoding polyubiquitin-like: MAASSSRIATVLSSTQHHQSSSSQEEEINIFLKIMRTVALTVNRSETIKDLKALLCEKYGFPEHHQELFLGGDMLVDCQSLVDCGVQRDSTVHLVLQNTVGIKLFVKLPSSQRTIEIEAKAHDTIRNIKAMIQAKKMIPTDQFTLLYGGELLEEDSTLTSLGINNMSTLQMISAPKDVLSISVKTPSGETVKLKVRALFTVNDVKNIVGNTLGISVSDQNLIYSGNQLEDLKTLAFYDIKDKYVLEMSPPLFQIFVKVFDGRTLTIYVKQSDVVEDVKVKVFRKLELSMKPYYYCRLLFGGKFLINGRDLGSYNIQKDSTLSLVLSTNVV; the protein is encoded by the coding sequence attaatatttttttgaagatTATGAGAACTGTGGCCTTAACGGTCAATAGATCTGAGACGATAAAAGATCTTAAAGCACTGTTATGTGAGAAGTATGGATTTCCAGAACATCATCAGGAGCTCTTCTTGGGTGGTGATATGCTCGTGGACTGCCAAAGTCTAGTTGACTGTGGAGTTCAGAGGGACTCCACTGTTCATCTTGTTCTCCAGAATACTGTCGGGATCAAATTATTTGTCAAACTACCATCAAGTCAGCGCACCATTGAGATTGAAGCAAAAGCTCATGACACCATCCGAAACATCAAGGCCATGATTCAGGCCAAGAAGATGATTCCAACGGATCAGTTTACTCTTTTATATGGTGGAGAATTACTTGAAGAGGACAGCACTCTGACCTCATTAGGtatcaataacatgtcaaccCTGCAAATGATTTCTGCTCCTAAAGATGTCCTTTCAATATCTGTGAAAACACCATCAGGTGAGACTGTTAAACTCAAGGTTAGAGCCTTGTTCACTGTCAATGATGTCAAAAACATAGTTGGGAACACTTTAGGTATCTCAGTCAGTGATCAGAATCTGATCTATTCCGGAAATCAGCTTGAGGATCTCAAGACATTGGCTTTTTATGACATCAAAGATAAATATGTATTGGAGATGTCACCTCCTTTGTTTCAGATATTTGTTAAAGTTTTTGATGGCAGAACCCTAACTATTTATGTGAAGCAGTCTGATGTTGTTGAAGATGTGAAGGTCAAGGTTTTCCGCAAGCTTGAATTGTCTATGAAGCCTTACTATTATTGTAGGCTTTTGTTTGGTGGGAAATTTCTTATTAATGGTCGGGATCTAGGAAGCTACAACATACAGAAGGACTCCACCCTTAGTTTGGTTCTGTCAACAAACGTTGTCTAG